In Desulfuromonas sp., the genomic stretch TCGGGCTCCGCGCCGGGCCGGGTCAACCCGGAGACGTCCCCGCCCAGGTCCTCGTTGGAATCGATGATGGTCTGCATGACGTACTTGTAGTTGTGGATGTCGCCGCAGGGGTCCTGGGCGCTGTGGTAGTTGAAGGCCGCCTCGAGCAGCTTCGCGTCGAAGACGTCGTAGCGGTTGGGGAAGGAGGCGGAGCCGCCCTCCTTGAACCAGTAGGGGTAGCTATCGGCGTCGTAGAAAATCCCGGTGCCGATGACGTTGGTGGCGTAGTCCTGCATCACCGCCAGCAGGGCCTCATTCAGGCCGTCGATCTCGCCCTGGAAGCTCTCGCCGGTGCCGTCACCGTCGTAGTCGACGTTTTCAGCCCCGAAGGGCAGGCCGAGTTCGTCGAAATCGGCGATGCCCTGGTGGCAGGCGGAGCAATCCTCGAGTTCCGGCTCGAAGGTGTGATCCCCCTCGCCGCGGAGGTGACACTGGACGCAGGTGCTCAGCCCCGCCCCGTGGCCCGCGAAGGTGTTCTGGGCCTCGTAGGTCTTGCCCGGGTACTCGAAGCTGGCGGTCGCATCGGAGCCGAAGAGGATGG encodes the following:
- a CDS encoding c-type cytochrome, translated to ILFGSDATASFEYPGKTYEAQNTFAGHGAGLSTCVQCHLRGEGDHTFEPELEDCSACHQGIADFDELGLPFGAENVDYDGDGTGESFQGEIDGLNEALLAVMQDYATNVIGTGIFYDADSYPYWFKEGGSASFPNRYDVFDAKLLEAAFNYHSAQDPCGDIHNYKYVMQTIIDSNEDLGGDVSGLTRPGAEPEPEPEPEPSDGAALYSDGGCATCHQADGSGVTGVFPNIQNATLAGLQAAPTAVSAHAPVAAWTTEEAQAVVDFLAAP